The genomic window ACCGCGTTCGGAACCGCGGAGTCGACTTCGATTCGCTCGTTTTCAGAGACGGTCTCGACGTCGAACTCCCCGTGATATTCGATTTCCGCGAGGTGTTCCGACAGACCGAGGCTCGGAACGTAGTGTGACTTCCCGGACTCCAACA from Salifodinibacter halophilus includes these protein-coding regions:
- a CDS encoding type I-B CRISPR-associated protein Cas5, whose translation is PNPTALRQQHNYEVLVEPAYRVDVWLAETARYRELREMLESGKSHYVPSLGLSEHLAEIEYHGEFDVETVSENERIEVDSAVPNAV